One Acidobacteriota bacterium DNA segment encodes these proteins:
- a CDS encoding acyl-CoA thioesterase domain-containing protein has product MAFFNESLGLRPGGDDQTVLLDTRPEHQVAPETIHFAVLTTLAEVSAARAVAASAVPVEVNVSLLRRAVPGRLEGKGIVLKRGRTLAFTEGEVRQDGKLVAKAAITFAVL; this is encoded by the coding sequence ATGGCTTTTTTCAATGAGTCGCTCGGCCTTCGCCCCGGCGGCGACGACCAGACCGTCCTGCTCGACACTCGGCCGGAGCATCAGGTGGCGCCGGAGACCATCCACTTCGCCGTGCTCACCACTCTGGCGGAGGTGTCCGCGGCGCGCGCCGTGGCGGCTTCGGCGGTGCCGGTGGAAGTGAACGTCAGCCTGCTGCGGCGGGCTGTGCCGGGCCGCCTCGAAGGCAAGGGCATTGTGCTCAAGCGCGGCCGCACCCTGGCTTTCACGGAAGGCGAGGTGCGACAGGACGGCAAGCTGGTGGCGAAGGCGGCCATCACCTTTGCGGTCTTGTAG